The Odocoileus virginianus isolate 20LAN1187 ecotype Illinois chromosome 14, Ovbor_1.2, whole genome shotgun sequence genome contains the following window.
gttaaattttaagccactTTCTTCCAGCCCCTCCCACACCCCGTCCCTGCATCTCAAATTGAAGTCTCAGGAAGACTCAAGGCATTGCCTGTCTGTTCTGCAACGTCAATTCATGTATAGGTTAATGTAATCAACTCTcttcctggtaggctacagtccatggggtcgcaaagagtctgacacgactgagcgacttcactttcactttcccttctaGTTTATACTATTTGGAATCAGTCAAtgatcaaacttgggtcttttatgtctcctgcattggcaggtgggtgctttaccactagtgccaggcAGGGGAAGTCCAGGAACCcataaatttatcattttctctgctctttcttcttcctgaagaTTCAAGTTTTTATTTGATGTTATTCCCTGTTAGcctgaagaattttatttattttttgtttattgaaaCATGtcttcattttgccttcaatccagAAGAATATTTTTTCTGTAAGGAATTTTAGACTGGTGTCTTTTTGCCTTCAGAAATGATGGatatcatttctgtcatttggCTTCCATTCTTTCTGATGCTAAGTCGTGTCATTTTATCATTGTTCCCTCTTGTGTTGTGCTATTTTTCTTCTAGTTGATTTCAAGatgttttccttaaaatgttttctgtggTTAACTCTGATGTGTCTAggtgtgattttctttgttttcatcttaTGTAGGGTTTATGAATCTCTAAATTTGGAATTTACACCTCccccaaatttggaaaattttcagctattatttatCCAAATATTTCTTGTCCCACTTGTGcccctttctctttttgaaaCTCCAAGTACATGTATGTTACAGTTTCTGACATTTTTCCCAAGGTCCCTaaggctctgttcattttttttaaagtattttttatccTTATTCTTTAGATTGGATCATTTCTACTACTATATTTCTAAGTACAGTGAatttttcttctgtcatttccAGTCTTTTTTAAAGTCCATCTactgatttttgaaaaaattcagataTTATGCTTTTTGTtcaagaatttaaatttttaaatgctttcttcttttttcctgatAATTTCTATTAAATTATTCATTATGGGTTTATATTATTGTACATTCTTAAAAATAGTTTAGATAgctactttaaaatacttttcttctATGTCCAATATCTGGGTCATcttggagtgggtctccattgaTCAACTGTGGGactcaaattaataaaaagtCTGTCTCATTTCAGTGGGTGGCAGCTAAAATCTCCagtcatttctttttgtcttaccTGGgctattttcatgaatttttaatttacaaaaatggTACTGGGTTCTGGAAATTATTGcttcttaattttcattcatctctgtgCTTGTTAGACAAATCACTGTACTATTCCACAGTAGCCTGATACTACCTTGTCAACATTTGGCATCTGGCTTGGGCCGTGTGGGTACCGGTTGCTGTGCTGAAGAAACAGAGGATGGTTGTCCTAAGGAAAAGCGGGGGATAGGCAGGGGAGAGGCAAGAGCAGAACTTCCATGTTTTCTGCAATCTGTCTTCtcacttcctcctctggggatcctTCGTGCTGGCCTCAACTTCTCCCTCACCTTCTCACCCATCAGATACACCAGTTCAAGCAACTTTCAGACTGTCAAAGGACTTCTTAGAGTTCCTTTTGTTAATTCTTGAAACCTACACTTTCTCTCATGTCTACTGTTTCTTCTAGGCTATTTTTACAAGGGATCCAAGAAGCTTATGCTAAGTTACTATCCATGGGGAGCAGAAAATgctctctgattttctttctctacttagCACTATCTCTGTATTCTCAATAAGTGGCTAgaagataaattagaaaatgacATCAGGAAAAATTATATACAACATGTGAATTCTGAGAAGACAAACTCTTCCATTTCTCCAAATTTTAGCAAGAGTTAACATTTAATATAAATCAGTAttgacctagagaattccttatacatatgtataaagtAGCATTAAGAGGCTTTTTCATTACTGCATATGAACACAACCAAAAAATTTGAAAACCTGAATGATCATCGGTAGACAATGGTTAAATAAATAGTGGTTCATCCAAACCATTAAGTACAATggattaataaaatgaattaagtAGTTCTCTGTATATACTTATTTGGAAAAATTTGCAAGGAATACCACTGAgtgaaaagaagtggaaaaatcATTTGGTATAATATCTTTTATAGAATAAAATAGCATCCATTATACCAAACTGTGTACTTCTACATATGCAAGCATACTTACGTACTTgtattgaaaaaggaagagaaggagacataCCATACCATATTGACATATCTCTTAGAAGGAAAGTAGACTTGGCAGAGTGATGAAAcagcactttcactttacttgtttaatcttttttaaaattttattttaagttgGAGGATAACCGCTTTAtcatattgtattggtttctaccatacatcaacatgaattagccatacatgtacatatgtcccctcccttttgaaccacCCTTCCATCTCCCACAGCATTCCATCCCTCCtccatcaacagattaatggataaagaagttgtagaacatatatacaatggaatatttctcaaccACAAAAAGAACAGACAGATGGTggatcatcttttctttttttcaaagacaatatcaattacttaattttaaaagtcagtgaaGAAAGCTTAGATGCTGAGCATGACATTCACTGACTATAtctttttttcctacagaaagaaaaaatgtgtttaaagatGTCCTGTCCTGTTTGAACCTGGACACAAGCAGAAAGCTTCGGTCAGACTTCGTGAAACAATTCTCCTTAGACCGAGGATGTACGTGGGTGCCTGAGACTCCAAGTGACTTGGCTTGGAACTTCCTGATGAAAGTTCAAGCACTGGATGTGACAGCCAGAGATTCAGTCCTCAGACCCAAGGTTCTGGGTGAAGAGAGCAAAGGGGAATTGCTGACTGGAGTAGAGAACTTGGAAATTAGAGAAACAGAAACCATTAATCCCCTGGATGTCCTTTGTGCCTCTTTGCTGTCTTCAGACAGCTCTTTGCAACGTGAAGTCATGTCAAACATGTATCATTGCCGGTTTGCTCTTCCCCTGCTACTGCCAGatgcagaaaacaacagaagcatTTTAATGCTAGGGGCCATGAAGGCCATTGTGAAGGAGCAGTCAACACAGTCTTCAGGAGGGCCTACAGGGGATACAGAAAAGCTTCTGACTCTCATGAAGATGCCTGTCATCTCTTTTGTGCGTCTAGGATACTGTAGCTTTTCCAAGTCCAGAATCCTCAATGCCCTGCTCAGCCCTACCCATCTGAAATCACACAAAATCTTTCTTCATCAGGACTTGCCTGTTCAGGTGCTTCCCCGGCAGATCTCTGATGGCCTGGTTGAGATAACATGGTCTTTTCCTGATAGCAGCAGTTTAAGTGAAAAGCCCAGTTTCCCCCAGAAGCCTGTTGCTGTGGCCAACCTTCGTGGAGATCTAGAAAGTTTTTGGACACAGTTTGGTTTCTTGATGGAGGTTTCCTCAGCTGTGTTTTTTTTCACTGACTGCCTAGGTGAGAAGGAATGGGACTTGCTAATGTTTTTAGGAGAAGCTGCCATTGAAAGATGCTACTTTGTCCTCAGTCCCCAGGCCAGGGAGAGTGAAGAGGCTCAGGTTTTCCAGAGGGTCTTGAAGTTGAAGCCATCACAGCTACTGttttgggaggaggaggaagcggggcagagagggaggaacATGGAGGGTCTTCAAGCCGCCCTCCAAGAAGTGATGTCCTCTTCACTCAGATGTGTGTCTGTGGAAGATATGGCCCCCCTGGCCAGAGAGTTGGGGATACAGGTAGACCAAGACTTTGAGAACATTCAGGGGATTCAAGTTTCTTCTAGTGAAAATGTGACTGGAACAGCTGAAGATGAGGGATCACAAAGACACAGTCAGTCAGAAAACTCATCTGAAAGCCCTGCTAAGATGTCTGAGACTAGTTGTCAGATCAGCCCAAATCGTCAGAATTTCCATCTCCCTCCAGTGTTCATTCCTCCTCTGAGAAACTTCCGTCCTTTTCCAGCCAGAATTGGAGGTAACTTTAACCGTGGTTCTTTGAAAGCCCCTTGGCCTATGGGCTCCCGCTTTTGGTTACAGCAGAGGCCTAAGGGTTTCCATCCTGTGCCCTTTCAGAATACAAGGGCACAGAGTCCAGGCAAACATTTTGGAATTCAGTATTTCCAGCCCCAGAGATTTTATTCAGGTGAAACATTTATGAGATTCTCAGGAGCTCCTTGGAGACATCACATGGGTAGAACTTTTGGGAGACCACCAAGACCCATTTCTCAGCGTATACCGGCCTGGCCTCAGAGACCACAGACGATGGGAACCCTTGAAAGGTCTGGGAAagtggactcccagggaagtcacCACCATTCCCTGGGTTCAAAGCCAGCAGGAGCAGTTGGGAAGCCTGGGCAAGTCAGTGCCTGGGGAACAAGGCCAACAGAAACAATTAGAACATTCATGAGAACAAAACCCCATATTGAAAATCCTCACCATCAAGCCTTTCAAGCAGCAGGAGCCACACAAAAACCAAGAAGGACTGCCTCTCAGCAAGGAGCTAAGCTGAAGACACAAGGTGGGCCTTCAAATCCATCTTTCCAAACGGGATTCCATCCTATGTCCTACAGCATGTATTTGCCCAGCTCTCAATTAAAATCTAATCAGCCCAAGTCACCCCAGGTCAAGCAGTCCCAGCCCAAACCCTCCCAACCTGTGCCCTTTCAACCCAAACCCACTCAACCCAAACCCACTCAGCACCAGGCCCCCCGAGCTGAAAGTTCTCCATCCAAACCCACTCAGCCCAAGCCATGCCAGCCCCAGTCCTCCCAATCTAAACCTTCTCAGCCCAGACCTACTCAACCCAAGTCATCTCATACTGGTCCTTCACAGGCTAAGGCATATTACCCAAGAGCAGGGCCCAAGAAGGGAGGGaagcattaaaatatttactctagGGACCTGTGAAATGTATCCTTTGCCCAGGCCTTTCCTATCATATGTAGGGTAACCTGAAGGAGAGTGGCAGTGATGGTAAAAATGTACTATCATTAACATGACACAGGAAACAAGATATAGACAGTGTAACTggatattataaaaatatctatgAGAATAATGTccctagagaaaaggaaaatgtgaaaagaataaaGGATAGAATCaagcagtaaataaataaattgaatacaACCTTGAATATTTGGTAATATATAACTTGaatccctggtagcttagctggtaaagaattcagaccttggttcaattcctgggtcgggaagattccctggagaaggaataggctactcactccagtattcttgggcttccctggtggctcagctggtaaagaatctgcctgcaatgcaggagacctgtgttcgatccctgggttgggaagatcccctggatgatggcatggcaacccagtctagtattcttgcctggagaatccccaaggacagaggagcctggcagactacagtccatggggttgcagcgtcagacatgactaagcgattaAGCACGCACAACTTGAACCTAGGGGATAGAGGCTATAAAACTATTTCACTTGGAGAAAAGTAAGGATGAAGCCTTTAATTTCAAGGTGACCATAAAACAGGGTACAAATAGCCTCAGTGTTGCAAGAGAAACTGTTCTAGGTGTTGGCTGCTCTAGAGATGTTTTGGTCAAAAATTTTATGTTTGATATCAGTCACTAAGCAGATAACCCTATTTGTTTGGAATTTTTGAATCAATCTGCTTGTAATAATAGCCCCAAATTGCTTGGATGATAAAGCTTATTTGCCCCTTACATATAGAAATAATGAACTAACAACCAATAAAGTTAATTATTTTGCCTAAACTTTGGGAGTGATtgtgtatttttcatgttttaaatatttaatatttgtcatAGTTAAGATAATTTGACTAATTAGAGGATCTGGATATATTAGCCTCATGGCTCCAgcttaaaatgtaaaactgaatttttaattttagagttgTGATTTTATTAAATTGAAAAGCTAAGATAGGTTTACAAAGTTTGTAAAAAGCACTGAAATGTATAAGAGAACTTAAGAGTTGCcgaattttcaattttaatttattagatTCATCATTGTCTAAACATTTGGTTAAGTTTTACTAGTTAGAACATTAAgtagaaagaatattaaatttaaaatatttaattgcagTGCCatggattgacctagagattgccatactgagtgaactaagtcaggcacagaaagacaaatatatgattcctgttatatgtgaaatctaaaaagaaagagtacaaatgaacttagttaCAAAACAGTAAGAATCACGGATGTAGaaaacaaagctacagttatcaggGGATGGGGGGGGtaataaattgggaaattggggtTGACACATACAtatcactatgtataaaatgaataactaaCAAGAATCTGTTGCATAGTACAAGGAACTctcctcaatactctgtaatagcctatatgggaaaataattttaaaaagagtgaataaatgtaaatgtataactgattcactttgctgcatgcCTGAAACTTACACAGCACTGTGGATTAACTAtatcctaattaaaaataaaatctaagtgaAGTTTAAGTTTATGAGTgacactaaatattaaaaaaaggccactttaaaggaaaatgttaaaattcagtagattaattttaaatccatttaaatttgagtatttttaaatctACATAATTAagcttagaaataaaataatgagttttATAAGTTGAATTAAGAGCCCTGGTTTTTAAATTTGTAACTTTTATAAAATTAGAACTAGTTGCAAGTATTAAAATAGCCTCTCGATgtcttctgggggaaaaaaaattgtcttcaaaGACACCTACAAAGAAATCCTACTAACAAACAGATgagaaatgatcttttaaaagaaataatctcTGAGCACATTCTCATACTGCAACAGGTATCCTTCATTTGTTTCTGCATATATTAAATAATCAACGTGGAGTATTTAGAGCGTGTTCAACCTTTCTCAAGATTTCTGCaaaggtgaagaaagaaaaagaggacagTGCATGTGAATTTTTGTCTTTTGGCAGGCAAAAAAGCGTAACTAGTTCATAACTACAAAATATTTGGTGTAAAAGTGAAGTTTCtcactgaaaacaaattttttgttgtttaaacatCTAAAATGAGCAGTAAAGTactgttttaaaaacttttctccatatccttcaAGATTAGTTCCTGTAGAATAGAACTTGTTGGGTTATTGTCACCAACAGGCTATGTATCTGTCTGGAGTTAATGATACGTATAGAGTACATTCAAACTGGACAATCTGaggaaagtttatttattttaatataactttatttattttaactggaggctaattacttcataacattgtattggttttgccatacattgacatgaatccgccatgggtgtacatgtgttcccaatcctgaatccccctcccgcctccctccccatcccatccctctgggtcatccagtgcaccagccctgagcaccctgtatcatgcatcgaacctggactggctatttttttcacatatgataatatacatgtttcaatgccattctcccaaatcatcccacccttgccctctcccacagagtccaaaacactgttctatacatctgtgtctcttttgctgtctcgcatacagggttatcattaccatctttctaaattccatatatatgcgttagtatactgtattggtgtttttctttcaggcttatttcactctgtataataggctccagtttcatccacctcattagagcagcactgtttataatagccaggacatgaaagcaacctagatgtccatcagcagatgaatggataagaaagctgtggtacatatacacaatggaatattactcagccattaaaaagaatatatttgaatcagttctaatgaggagaATTTAATAAAGGGACTATTTATAAAGGGTTAGGCCAGATGTAAAAACAGCACAAAGGACTGGATCTAGTAAAAGCAAGACACATCATTACTTTAAGATCTGAAGGGAAATGGGAGGGTGTGCTTTACCCATCAGAAGAGCTGTGTGGGGAGGGTCTTGGGTCTGGGTGGTTGCAGTGATCCATGGGGAGGGATCTCAGGTGATAAACATCTGTTCCTACTTCTGATGTGCCAGGGTTCTCCCCCTTGGCCAGCCTAACCAGAAAGTAGAACAAGGAGCTCACCTAGGCTATTCATGTGGGTCAGTCTTTTAGGATTCAGAGCAGGGTGGAGGATGGATACAGAGTGGCAAACAGAAGGAACTCTAAAGATATCTTTTACCATTccattcttcctttttccctcttgtttactttcttctcttatttttatttatcaagcATCTATTATCTGTGAGTCATTGGACTCAGAGCTGAGAAGActtgaaaacagaatgagaaTTCTACTATAGTTGtgaaagtcaagtcactcagtcatgtccgactctttgtgaccccatggactgtagcctaccaggctcctccatccatgggattctccaggcaagaatactggagtgggttgccatttccttctccaggggatcttcctgacccaggaattgaacccaggtgtcctgcattgtaggcagaaactttactgtctgagccacctgtaTCAGCCATTCAACTATAGTTGTGAAATCCTATAAATTTGTGTTTCCTCCTTATTGTGAAACTGTAACCTCTATACACAGTTTTGAAAATTCAAAACggacaaagaagaaaggaacataaAAGTAACCTGTAACCTCATGACTCAGAATAACTAGTAGAATAGTCCTCTAACTCGCTAACaatattttcatgtacttttcCTATGTCTGTGTATTTACAGGCAGCATTCTATTTCAGTTTTGAGTCTGCACCAGGGTTGAGGTGGCAAAGTCAAACAGTGTTAGGGGCAGGCAATATAAACAGCATGAAATACTGGTTTTCCGGATGTCTTAAGAAAACCTGCATTCAGGACATATAATATAGTCGAAGACTATTATTGTATAATGCACAAGTCTGATTGTTTTCAGTCAAATGCAGAAATTCAGAACCATTTGTTAATATGTGTAAAGTCAAGGGCCAGCAGCCCTCTGTGGGGACCCACTGTAGTGGTCCAGAACCCCCACCCTGGGCAGGCTGCTTGGAGCCAGGAACTCAGCATGGTAGGGGTTCAGATCCGGGCCGGTCCTTCCCACGGGTGGAAGCCTCTGCTGGGCAACTGGCCTGGCTGAGACTTTCTCCGAGTTGTACTCTCTCCTGATGCTCTTCCTCTCCaacccctcccttctccttcctcgcAGAGTgaggctctccccaccccctcctgctccctcctccctttctgtGTCCCAGACTTCTCATGGACTTGAATTTCATCCTAGCATCTGCTTCCTGGAGGACCTGAACTGACACAAGCtatgaaatatttgtaaaaaatatttcctttttttttcaatgttcaaACTCTTTTGGACACTCCTActttccccctctccttctgTGAGAGAGCAGACCCAGGGAAACCTCTCTACAGTGCTTGAGAGTCTGcttcaaaagggaaaaatgttTTGACTCTTTTATCTTCTTTAGGACTTTAGTGGACATTACTTTTGGATATACAgagattcttaaatttttattttttttgagagattttttaaaacaagaacttTGCATGCATAAATGTTTCATCTGTTGCTAGGTGTAAATAAGCACTCTTCCTAGCTTGATGACAAAATAGAATGGTTCATAATTTACTATTCTCCTTTGTAGtcaacaagaaagaagaaaaaaatcattaaagataTGGTGCATGCTGGAATATGGCTTTAGTTTCCCAAGACCTCTTGCAACATTGGTCAAAGATCAGTAAGGTAAGAACTGAGACGCGGCCCCTTGCATCGTGTGGTTATTGTCAGGACAGCTTTAGGGAGAAAAAGGCACAGAAGCCAGGCTGGGGAGGGTCAGATGTGAATGGAAACTGAGGAAGTGGACTAttcaaaaaatctgaaaaggaaagtGCTGTATCTATTAGgttaaaaacatgttttcttcctctattctttctcccctcccctctttcttctcgtcttccttctttttccttcccctcctcatTGTTCTtctaattcactttttttttttaagtccaaggTAATataatatttgggcttccctgatggctcagtgttaaaaagaaaaacctgtctgccaatgcaggagacatgggtttgatccctgggttgggaagatctcctggagaaggaagtggcagcccaccctggtattcttgcctgggaaatcccatgaacagaggagcctggcaggttacagtccatggggttgcaaaagacttagtgactaaacaacagcaatgatgTAATATTTGGCAAAATGTTCAAACACTATAGAAATGTATGATGTAGAAAGTCCCTTGTAATTCCACCTTCTGGGTAGTAAGAGTTCTCAATATTgtctgcacattagaatcaccgagggaggttttaaaaaattctgatgttGAGCCCATGTACGTGTgcgtttagttgcttagtcaagtctgactctttgtgatgccaccGACTACAGCCCGGAGGCTCCTCTTTCCAcacattgcaggcggaatctttagcgattgagtcacaagggaagcccaatgttgAGCCCATATTCTGTGTCAAGGGTACCAAGATTTCTGGGAGTGGCACCCAGAAACTAGCATTCTTTAAAGCTCGCTAGGTAACACACAGTCAAAGTTGAGAGCCGCTGCTACGAGTGTGGTCTGTGAGCTAGTGGCATCAGCCTCAGCATTCAGGAGAACCTCAACTCTGCGCCTCTCTACCTACTGAATGCTAATCTACATGCTAGCAGTATCCCTTTATATCTCACATgcacaacaattttttttttttacatttatggtaaatgtaaaaaatatagttaattttttattttattttttgttttttgtttttttagttaacttttaaaaattcaagtatagttgatttacaatgttgtgttagtttctggtatacagcgaagtgattcatatatatgtgtgtgtgtgtatatatattcttttccattatagattattacagaatattgagtatagctccctgCACTATAAGAAGGTCCCTgttaagatggcggaggaataggacggggagaccactttctctcctacaaattcatcgaaagaacatttgaatgctgagcaaatttcacaaaagaacttctgatcgctagcagaggacatcaggcgcccagaaaagcagcccattgtcttcgaagggaggtaggacaaaatataaacgataataagggagtcaaaagagctacggacggagacccgtcccgggaagggagtcttaatagaggaagtttccaatcaccaggaaaccctcgcactggcgggactgggggaagttttcggcactgtaactgggaggaaaaattaaacaaggcccacagattacgtgcctaaaagcaactcccagcagaaaagtaccccagacgcccgtacccgccagcaacaagcggggcggaacggagaggagcgggcggcattgcttagggtgaggtccggcccgaagaccctgagagcaatcggagggagcttttttaaactgtgggatagcaagggacaaaattaaccggcccgaacacactgccggcggttcgcaaaacaaagggactgagaatctccagagaagagccggcccatccccgctggaggtgggaggcagggggggaggggaaaagggcaaactcagcccctgagaagccaccccctcccacactgcaaacaggcctccgggttctagctaaagacttcctgagacccggctggcggcgcgcgctggggccgcggaggggaaaagcgcgccgtacccggggagagagggcccccaagcctctggctgcctgggccgctcgccgcggagggaaaaggcgcaccgcacccgggagagtacgcccaagcctctggctgcctgggccgctcgccgcggagggaaaaggcgcgccgcaccc
Protein-coding sequences here:
- the CARD6 gene encoding caspase recruitment domain-containing protein 6 encodes the protein MAAGSVPSQIIEKERKKLLKILQQDPDCILDTLTSRKLISEEEYEILENITDPLKKSRKLLILVQKKGEVSCRLFLNCLFNTFSQSATICNLNQEVLKHEYREPPPPIGASKEDVFLPGEKQPDNPEITTSFKEKECLDLETSESSTGKETGYQETAWSSKENEKEDNTSKLTSPQSVEITEYEFPATIEYLPDGKRYEEPDDSLYLGQEDYLESVGYSEDANIILEEEAYSDPEGSIYDGREDSVYLGTTEFSDEEQNYEDPETGMSLEEEEKSMEERKNVFKDVLSCLNLDTSRKLRSDFVKQFSLDRGCTWVPETPSDLAWNFLMKVQALDVTARDSVLRPKVLGEESKGELLTGVENLEIRETETINPLDVLCASLLSSDSSLQREVMSNMYHCRFALPLLLPDAENNRSILMLGAMKAIVKEQSTQSSGGPTGDTEKLLTLMKMPVISFVRLGYCSFSKSRILNALLSPTHLKSHKIFLHQDLPVQVLPRQISDGLVEITWSFPDSSSLSEKPSFPQKPVAVANLRGDLESFWTQFGFLMEVSSAVFFFTDCLGEKEWDLLMFLGEAAIERCYFVLSPQARESEEAQVFQRVLKLKPSQLLFWEEEEAGQRGRNMEGLQAALQEVMSSSLRCVSVEDMAPLARELGIQVDQDFENIQGIQVSSSENVTGTAEDEGSQRHSQSENSSESPAKMSETSCQISPNRQNFHLPPVFIPPLRNFRPFPARIGGNFNRGSLKAPWPMGSRFWLQQRPKGFHPVPFQNTRAQSPGKHFGIQYFQPQRFYSGETFMRFSGAPWRHHMGRTFGRPPRPISQRIPAWPQRPQTMGTLERSGKVDSQGSHHHSLGSKPAGAVGKPGQVSAWGTRPTETIRTFMRTKPHIENPHHQAFQAAGATQKPRRTASQQGAKLKTQGGPSNPSFQTGFHPMSYSMYLPSSQLKSNQPKSPQVKQSQPKPSQPVPFQPKPTQPKPTQHQAPRAESSPSKPTQPKPCQPQSSQSKPSQPRPTQPKSSHTGPSQAKAYYPRAGPKKGGKH